The proteins below come from a single Mesobacillus jeotgali genomic window:
- a CDS encoding GrpB family protein yields MTRRRVEVVPYNPEWKTLFEKEKQVLESIFEPAKIEIHHIGSTSVPGLSAKPIIDIMLAADSLERVEKATPAIEAAGYEAKGENGIPGRRYFQKHDENGIRKVHLHSFEKGSHQLYRHLVFRDYLRAHPSEASRYAEVKEAAAQKYEYDIESYIAEKSPIVKEMEHRAMQWRPVK; encoded by the coding sequence ATGACCCGAAGAAGAGTGGAAGTAGTTCCATACAATCCTGAGTGGAAAACTCTTTTTGAAAAAGAGAAGCAGGTTCTTGAATCCATCTTTGAACCGGCAAAGATTGAAATACACCATATCGGCAGTACATCTGTCCCCGGACTAAGCGCCAAGCCAATCATAGACATTATGTTAGCAGCGGATAGTCTTGAACGAGTTGAAAAGGCAACACCGGCCATAGAGGCGGCAGGCTATGAGGCGAAAGGGGAGAATGGGATTCCTGGGCGGCGCTATTTCCAAAAACATGACGAAAATGGAATCCGTAAAGTTCATTTGCACTCTTTTGAAAAAGGGAGCCATCAATTATACAGGCATCTTGTTTTTCGCGATTACTTAAGAGCTCATCCATCGGAAGCAAGCAGGTATGCTGAAGTAAAGGAAGCAGCTGCCCAAAAATACGAATATGACATTGAATCTTACATTGCTGAAAAGTCTCCGATCGTGAAGGAAATGGAGCATAGGGCGATGCAATGGAGGCCAGTGAAATAA
- a CDS encoding YqkE family protein, which translates to MKKKQKRQQQVKKEEKPATLGDLLNQDIMQKLKDQQQQMKAEEEQKKQAELERKKEERRLREKNKSFEELLSESDMDWKKFK; encoded by the coding sequence ATGAAAAAGAAACAAAAACGCCAGCAGCAAGTTAAGAAAGAGGAAAAGCCGGCAACACTGGGCGATCTCCTGAATCAGGATATCATGCAAAAGCTAAAAGACCAGCAACAGCAAATGAAGGCAGAGGAAGAACAGAAAAAACAGGCTGAGCTGGAGCGCAAAAAGGAAGAGAGGCGTTTAAGGGAGAAGAACAAATCTTTCGAAGAGTTGCTTTCCGAAAGCGACATGGATTGGAAGAAATTCAAATGA
- a CDS encoding CoA transferase subunit A — MKTICTSFQDAVAEIHDGATLMVGGFGLCGIPENVILALVEKGVKDLTVISNNCGVDDWGLGLLLKNKQIKKMVGSYVGENKEFERQVLSGEIEVELIPQGTLAEKIRAGGAGIPAFYTPAGVGTPIAEGKETRMFNGKEYLLEESLTADFSIVRAWKGDKMGNLVYHKTARNFNPMIAAAGRVTIAEVENLYEVGELDPNSIHTPSIYVQTLIEGNQEKRIERLTVRS, encoded by the coding sequence ATGAAAACAATTTGCACATCCTTCCAAGATGCCGTAGCGGAAATCCATGATGGCGCAACCCTGATGGTTGGCGGCTTCGGCCTCTGCGGGATTCCTGAAAACGTAATCCTCGCACTTGTCGAAAAAGGAGTAAAAGACCTGACCGTCATTTCAAATAACTGCGGTGTTGACGATTGGGGACTTGGCCTGTTGCTGAAAAATAAGCAAATCAAGAAAATGGTAGGTTCCTATGTTGGGGAAAACAAGGAGTTCGAAAGACAGGTATTATCCGGTGAAATCGAAGTCGAATTGATACCTCAAGGAACGCTGGCGGAAAAAATCAGGGCAGGCGGTGCTGGCATTCCGGCATTCTATACACCTGCAGGAGTGGGTACGCCGATTGCAGAGGGCAAAGAAACACGTATGTTCAATGGCAAAGAGTATCTCCTTGAAGAGTCGCTGACAGCGGATTTCAGCATTGTCAGGGCGTGGAAGGGCGATAAAATGGGCAACCTTGTCTATCATAAAACGGCAAGGAACTTCAATCCGATGATTGCCGCAGCCGGCAGGGTCACGATTGCCGAAGTTGAAAATCTATATGAAGTGGGCGAATTAGACCCGAACAGTATCCATACCCCAAGCATCTATGTCCAGACATTGATTGAGGGAAATCAGGAGAAGCGGATTGAAAGGCTGACGGTGAGAAGTTAA
- a CDS encoding acetyl-CoA C-acetyltransferase, with protein sequence MSKTEAVIVAAVRTAIGSFNGSLKNISAPDLGAAVIKDALKQAGVQPDQVDEIIMGNVLQAGLGQNPARQAAIKAGIPESASSMTINKVCGSGLKAVHLAAQAIIAGDAEVVVAGGMENMSQAPYILKNARDGFKMGDQKLVDSMTSDGLTCAFNDYHMGVTAENLCSKYDIGRGEQDEFAASSQEKAVKAIEEGKFKDEIVPIEIPQRKGEPVVFDTDEYPKKGTTAEKLGGLRPAFKKDGSVTAGNASGINDGAAALVVMSREKAEELGLKPLVVIKANASAGVDPSIMGIGPVDAVKKALNKAGMTMEEMELIEANEAFAAQSLAVDRELKFNKEILNVNGGAIALGHPIGASGARILVTLIHEMKRRQAKKGLATLCIGGGQGVATVVELA encoded by the coding sequence TTGAGCAAGACTGAAGCAGTAATCGTAGCTGCAGTAAGAACGGCTATTGGCAGCTTTAATGGAAGCTTGAAAAATATTTCCGCACCAGATTTAGGTGCCGCAGTAATTAAAGATGCCCTGAAGCAGGCAGGTGTACAGCCTGATCAGGTGGATGAAATCATTATGGGAAATGTCCTCCAGGCAGGCCTAGGGCAGAACCCTGCAAGACAGGCAGCGATTAAGGCGGGTATTCCTGAAAGCGCTTCCTCTATGACGATCAATAAAGTATGTGGTTCAGGCTTGAAAGCCGTCCATCTGGCTGCCCAGGCGATTATCGCAGGAGATGCTGAGGTTGTCGTTGCCGGCGGAATGGAAAATATGAGCCAGGCACCTTATATATTAAAAAACGCGCGTGATGGTTTCAAAATGGGTGACCAGAAGCTCGTCGACAGCATGACTTCCGACGGACTAACATGTGCTTTCAATGACTACCATATGGGTGTGACGGCAGAAAACCTCTGTTCGAAATATGACATCGGCCGCGGAGAACAAGATGAATTTGCAGCATCTAGCCAGGAAAAGGCTGTAAAAGCAATTGAAGAAGGCAAGTTCAAGGATGAAATCGTGCCGATTGAAATCCCGCAGCGAAAAGGTGAACCGGTCGTTTTTGATACTGATGAATATCCGAAAAAAGGCACAACTGCAGAAAAGCTTGGCGGACTGCGCCCTGCATTCAAAAAGGATGGCAGCGTAACAGCAGGCAACGCGTCAGGCATAAATGACGGAGCAGCCGCTCTCGTTGTCATGAGCCGGGAAAAGGCTGAGGAACTTGGCCTGAAACCACTTGTCGTCATCAAGGCAAACGCAAGTGCTGGTGTAGACCCGAGCATCATGGGCATAGGACCAGTTGACGCAGTTAAGAAAGCATTGAATAAAGCCGGAATGACGATGGAAGAGATGGAGCTGATCGAGGCGAATGAAGCTTTTGCCGCACAGTCACTGGCTGTCGACCGCGAGCTGAAATTCAACAAGGAAATCTTGAATGTGAATGGCGGGGCAATAGCGCTTGGCCATCCAATAGGAGCCAGCGGAGCGAGGATCCTTGTTACGCTGATCCATGAAATGAAGCGGAGGCAAGCGAAGAAAGGACTCGCCACACTTTGTATCGGAGGCGGACAGGGTGTCGCCACTGTTGTGGAACTTGCATAA
- a CDS encoding hydroxymethylglutaryl-CoA lyase, producing MLQLPEKVEIIEVGPRDGLQNEKSFVPTEVKKEFIHSLKDAGIKEMELTSFVSPKWVPQMGDAAEIVADCLDSDTRNIVLAPNKKGIERVYMTDCKAVAVFVGVSNTFNQKNINKTTAESLAEVLPLIAELKSKDYFVRACISTAFYCPYEGKVDEDEVLALCGEFVDAGVDELSVADTIGMAAPHESYSLFSKLKDAYPDVLLTAHFHDTRKLALSNILASLQAGVTRFDTSAGGLGGCPFAPGAAGNAATEDVVYMLHRMGIDTGVDLDKMLMAIEVIQPHISRQIESTYFKLNSVTV from the coding sequence ATGCTGCAGCTTCCCGAGAAGGTTGAAATAATTGAAGTTGGCCCGAGAGACGGGCTGCAAAATGAAAAGAGTTTTGTGCCTACAGAAGTGAAAAAAGAATTTATCCATTCATTGAAGGATGCCGGAATCAAAGAGATGGAGCTTACTTCATTCGTCTCCCCTAAATGGGTTCCGCAGATGGGAGATGCTGCCGAAATCGTTGCTGACTGTCTAGACAGCGACACGAGGAATATCGTCCTCGCTCCTAATAAAAAGGGGATTGAACGTGTCTATATGACGGATTGCAAAGCGGTCGCTGTCTTCGTTGGTGTCAGCAATACGTTCAACCAGAAAAATATTAATAAAACGACGGCCGAAAGCCTTGCCGAGGTTCTGCCCTTGATTGCGGAGCTTAAGTCGAAGGATTACTTTGTCCGTGCGTGCATCTCAACTGCTTTTTATTGCCCATATGAAGGCAAGGTTGACGAGGATGAAGTCCTTGCGCTATGTGGTGAATTCGTTGATGCCGGGGTCGATGAACTAAGTGTCGCCGATACAATTGGCATGGCTGCACCTCATGAGTCCTATTCCTTATTTTCGAAATTGAAGGATGCTTACCCGGATGTGCTGCTGACTGCGCATTTCCATGATACAAGAAAGTTGGCCCTGTCGAATATTTTGGCCTCACTACAGGCTGGTGTCACCCGCTTTGATACGTCAGCCGGCGGTCTTGGCGGCTGCCCATTCGCCCCTGGTGCTGCAGGTAACGCTGCTACCGAGGATGTCGTTTATATGCTTCACAGGATGGGAATTGACACTGGCGTCGATCTCGACAAGATGCTCATGGCCATTGAAGTGATCCAGCCTCATATCTCAAGGCAAATTGAAAGCACTTATTTTAAGCTAAATTCTGTTACAGTTTAA
- a CDS encoding iron-sulfur cluster biosynthesis family protein has product MKLKITEAASNKLNEKISGKQGYIKLKYDIDGCGCAVNGVAALWFESEKNVEEHQLETGGIPIYIEKAKEVFFDEEMTLDYKDSNGCFQLKSPNEYLNPRMSFYDKRGL; this is encoded by the coding sequence ATGAAGTTGAAAATCACCGAAGCAGCATCAAATAAACTGAACGAAAAAATATCAGGCAAGCAAGGCTATATAAAATTGAAATACGATATAGATGGCTGCGGCTGTGCAGTAAATGGAGTTGCAGCCCTCTGGTTTGAAAGCGAAAAAAATGTGGAAGAGCATCAACTGGAAACAGGCGGAATTCCGATTTATATTGAAAAAGCCAAAGAGGTCTTTTTTGATGAGGAAATGACGCTGGATTATAAAGATAGCAATGGATGTTTCCAGTTAAAGAGCCCGAATGAATATCTTAATCCAAGAATGAGCTTCTATGACAAAAGAGGGTTATGA
- a CDS encoding CDGSH iron-sulfur domain-containing protein produces MILTIWKGVLFLSKVTIKVNDNGSLRITGDVELLDGAGNKYESKPVFSLCRCGMSKNMPFCDASHKGNFESVVRAPQADETE; encoded by the coding sequence ATAATTCTGACAATTTGGAAAGGGGTGCTTTTTTTGTCAAAAGTAACGATTAAAGTGAATGATAATGGTTCATTAAGGATTACGGGTGATGTTGAATTGCTGGATGGTGCCGGCAATAAGTATGAGTCAAAGCCTGTTTTCTCGCTTTGCCGCTGTGGCATGAGCAAGAACATGCCGTTCTGCGATGCTTCCCATAAAGGGAACTTCGAATCGGTTGTCCGTGCTCCGCAAGCTGATGAAACGGAATAA
- a CDS encoding YolD-like family protein — protein sequence MIRDRGRIKWTSMMLPEHVKMLRDWSQEDEYEKEKQLDEQQLEQLNETILEAMEYNRPLSITYYRQRKYELVIGKIHYWNELGQKLHIVDRFEEIHRIGISHIADVRLTDEW from the coding sequence ATGATTCGCGACCGCGGAAGAATTAAATGGACATCAATGATGCTTCCTGAGCATGTCAAGATGCTGCGTGACTGGTCACAGGAGGACGAATATGAAAAGGAAAAGCAGCTGGACGAACAGCAGCTTGAACAACTGAATGAAACGATCCTCGAAGCGATGGAGTATAACCGCCCGCTCAGCATCACTTATTACAGGCAAAGAAAATATGAATTGGTGATTGGAAAAATCCATTATTGGAATGAACTCGGGCAGAAGCTCCATATCGTTGACAGATTCGAGGAAATCCATCGGATCGGGATTTCTCATATTGCTGACGTCAGGCTAACGGATGAATGGTAG
- a CDS encoding DNA polymerase thumb domain-containing protein yields the protein MVDYSEMPQNKILCVDMKSFYASCSAVMLGLDPLDCYLAVVGNLDRPGSVVLAASPRLKKEFGIKTGSRKFEIPDDPRIVVVDPQMSTYLRISTEISRVFNRYVPKEAIHTYSVDESFIKVDGASKLWGDAASIAKKIKDDIEREFQLPCAIGIGPNMLMSKLCLDLDAKKKGIAEWTYDDVQTKLWNVSPLREMWGIGRRVEKTLNSMGIFTVGQLARYDLEKLEKKFGIMGNQLYWHAWGIDFSDIGAPIMEGQVSFGKSQILLRDYKEEEEIKHVILEMCEEVARRARSHGKAGRTISFGVGYSQDEFGGGFHRSRTIEEPTNITMDLYRVCLELFAENYMGKTVRSISISLGNLVTDSEFQLNLFEKNGWKKKELGYAMDRIRSRYGSTALLRAVSYTAAGTARHRAALVGGHKG from the coding sequence ATGGTCGATTACAGCGAAATGCCGCAAAATAAAATTTTATGTGTGGATATGAAGAGCTTTTATGCGAGTTGTTCCGCCGTGATGCTCGGCCTTGATCCTCTTGACTGCTACCTGGCCGTCGTCGGGAATCTTGACCGCCCGGGAAGCGTGGTCCTCGCAGCCTCACCGCGTTTGAAAAAGGAGTTTGGCATCAAGACTGGATCACGGAAATTTGAAATTCCCGATGATCCGCGGATTGTGGTCGTTGATCCGCAGATGTCCACCTACCTGCGAATCTCCACAGAAATCTCCCGTGTATTCAATCGCTATGTCCCGAAGGAAGCGATTCACACCTACAGCGTCGACGAAAGCTTCATAAAGGTTGACGGAGCTTCAAAGCTTTGGGGAGACGCTGCTTCCATCGCCAAAAAAATCAAAGACGATATTGAGCGCGAATTCCAGCTCCCCTGTGCAATCGGAATCGGGCCGAATATGCTGATGTCGAAGCTTTGCCTTGACCTCGATGCAAAAAAGAAGGGTATTGCAGAATGGACCTATGATGATGTTCAGACGAAGCTGTGGAACGTCTCACCGCTAAGGGAAATGTGGGGAATTGGCCGCCGCGTCGAGAAAACACTGAACAGCATGGGCATTTTTACAGTCGGCCAGCTGGCCCGCTATGACCTAGAGAAATTGGAGAAAAAATTCGGCATCATGGGGAATCAGCTGTACTGGCATGCATGGGGGATCGACTTTTCGGATATCGGCGCCCCAATCATGGAAGGGCAGGTCAGCTTTGGAAAAAGCCAGATCCTGCTACGCGACTATAAAGAAGAAGAGGAAATCAAGCATGTCATCCTCGAAATGTGTGAGGAAGTCGCGCGCAGGGCAAGAAGCCATGGGAAGGCAGGCCGGACCATCAGCTTCGGAGTTGGCTACAGCCAGGATGAATTCGGCGGAGGCTTCCATCGCTCAAGGACAATTGAAGAGCCGACCAATATCACGATGGATCTGTATCGCGTCTGCCTCGAGCTTTTCGCTGAGAACTACATGGGAAAGACGGTGCGAAGCATCTCGATTTCGCTCGGGAACCTCGTCACCGACAGTGAATTCCAATTGAATTTGTTTGAAAAAAACGGCTGGAAAAAGAAAGAGCTTGGCTACGCAATGGACCGGATCCGCAGCCGTTACGGCTCGACAGCGCTCCTAAGAGCTGTATCATATACGGCAGCCGGAACAGCAAGACATCGTGCCGCACTCGTTGGCGGGCATAAGGGTTGA
- a CDS encoding YqzH family protein encodes MDKELIRKMVQKCFVQYRHDGTLPFGEAEFDEIYIKIVEQKNAEPDADLHDLINDAVYEFLAT; translated from the coding sequence ATGGATAAAGAACTGATTCGCAAAATGGTCCAGAAATGCTTCGTCCAGTACCGCCATGATGGTACACTGCCGTTCGGCGAGGCGGAATTCGATGAAATATACATAAAGATTGTGGAACAGAAAAATGCAGAGCCTGATGCTGATTTGCATGATCTTATCAATGACGCGGTTTATGAATTTTTGGCTACCTAA
- a CDS encoding DUF4179 domain-containing protein produces MLNAEEKKLSKAQAALENIEVPELQLDEAIAAGISKGKRKAKKNLLYMRTFASAAILIFAFTAMLRTSETFASYVTLVPGMEKIVELVRFDKGLTAAVENDFAQKIGVSDEHDGIKVTLDSVIVDEQMMVLFYKLESSGAKKDLTIEKFLLTDSEGQNIEETVFSYYDSFDAHNQEQMFTATYEFYNDNLPEDLELSIELAEGRIDDSEPSNKLDHTWVLPFSIDKDAFKDKKEIYEVNETVEFEGQKITVEKVSIYPTRIGITAHFDMENTRHIFGFNDLRIVDETGEEWAAINNGTVASHKDESTKEFFLQSNYFKKPKELYLRFNSLRAVDKNEVEIIVDPEKMKVLKAPSDGRLLKIDREENLLMLTFQRDSKEGHTNISFDQAVDSNGDEIGDGSASFRWSTDALPVDILIPYFGEGAAPGPITLKLNDYPATIKGEANIRLK; encoded by the coding sequence ATGCTTAATGCCGAGGAGAAAAAGCTGAGCAAGGCACAGGCCGCGCTTGAAAATATCGAAGTTCCAGAACTTCAGCTGGACGAGGCGATTGCTGCGGGGATCAGCAAAGGAAAAAGGAAAGCGAAGAAGAACCTTTTATATATGAGGACCTTTGCGTCAGCAGCAATCTTGATTTTTGCTTTTACAGCGATGCTCAGGACGTCAGAAACTTTTGCTTCATATGTGACGTTGGTACCTGGCATGGAGAAAATTGTTGAGCTTGTCCGGTTCGATAAAGGACTGACAGCAGCAGTTGAAAATGACTTTGCGCAAAAAATTGGTGTATCTGATGAACATGACGGCATCAAGGTCACGCTTGACTCGGTGATTGTCGATGAGCAGATGATGGTGCTGTTTTATAAGCTAGAATCTTCTGGAGCAAAAAAAGATCTTACAATTGAAAAGTTTTTGCTGACCGACAGTGAAGGGCAAAATATTGAAGAAACTGTTTTTTCTTATTACGACTCGTTCGATGCACACAATCAGGAACAGATGTTTACGGCCACATATGAATTCTATAATGATAATCTCCCTGAAGATCTCGAGCTAAGCATTGAACTGGCGGAAGGGAGAATAGATGATAGTGAACCTTCAAATAAGCTTGATCATACCTGGGTGCTTCCGTTCTCAATAGATAAGGATGCCTTTAAGGATAAAAAAGAAATATACGAAGTTAACGAAACAGTTGAGTTCGAAGGCCAGAAAATCACTGTTGAAAAAGTGTCGATCTATCCGACGAGAATCGGGATTACTGCTCATTTTGATATGGAGAATACCAGGCATATTTTCGGTTTCAATGATTTGAGAATTGTGGATGAAACTGGTGAAGAATGGGCGGCAATTAACAATGGGACCGTCGCCAGCCATAAAGATGAGTCAACAAAGGAATTTTTTCTGCAAAGCAATTATTTCAAAAAACCAAAAGAACTGTATCTTCGCTTCAATTCCTTGCGTGCCGTTGATAAAAACGAGGTAGAAATCATTGTCGATCCTGAGAAAATGAAAGTGCTGAAGGCTCCAAGTGATGGCAGATTGCTAAAGATCGACAGGGAGGAAAATCTATTGATGCTCACTTTTCAAAGGGATTCGAAGGAAGGACATACAAACATTTCATTTGATCAGGCAGTCGATTCGAATGGAGATGAAATTGGTGACGGCTCTGCTTCTTTCAGATGGAGCACGGATGCACTGCCGGTTGATATTTTAATCCCCTATTTCGGCGAAGGAGCAGCACCTGGCCCGATTACCTTAAAGTTGAATGATTATCCCGCAACAATCAAAGGCGAAGCAAATATCAGATTGAAATAA
- a CDS encoding sigma-70 family RNA polymerase sigma factor: MELQELVQKAKKGDEAAFYELMQLHKVRLYRIALSYLKNSEDAVEALQEVTYRAFRSIRKVKDPQYFTTWLTRILINYCNDELKKRKRILISDDLISLMGAEHQTSWLEVEEVIGKLDSKTRQVIELKYVHDFKIKEIAEILECPEGTVKTWLNKGLKELRGQLEDKGGLGYA; encoded by the coding sequence TTGGAGCTTCAAGAACTCGTACAGAAAGCTAAGAAAGGCGACGAAGCAGCATTTTACGAATTGATGCAGCTTCATAAGGTGCGCCTGTACCGGATTGCCCTCAGCTATCTGAAAAATAGCGAGGATGCGGTCGAAGCACTGCAGGAGGTAACCTACAGGGCGTTCCGTTCCATACGGAAGGTGAAGGACCCGCAATATTTTACGACGTGGCTGACAAGGATTCTGATAAACTACTGCAACGATGAATTAAAAAAGAGGAAGAGAATTCTCATCAGCGATGATCTCATCAGCTTGATGGGCGCTGAGCACCAGACCAGCTGGCTTGAGGTTGAGGAGGTCATCGGCAAGCTTGATTCTAAAACAAGACAGGTTATTGAATTGAAATACGTGCACGATTTTAAAATCAAGGAAATTGCCGAGATTCTCGAATGTCCCGAAGGTACCGTGAAGACGTGGCTGAATAAAGGCCTGAAGGAACTTCGCGGACAGCTCGAAGATAAGGGGGGATTGGGCTATGCTTAA
- a CDS encoding MBL fold metallo-hydrolase codes for MAEWKDGIAKLTLPTPFPVGDVNAYLIKGDRLTLVDAGTKTEDSWESFKSQLSDLKLKPDDIEQVILTHDHPDHVGMLDYFSPDLAVHGHHLNERWINRTSEFEKEHKEFYEKFFLQSAIPEPYFVPSMKVMKKTLVFSCDRSLTGTIQENDVPPALPGWRVIETPGHAQSHIVLLREKDGTMIAGDTVLAGISPNPLLEPPLPGESERPKPLVQYNATLKKLQEYPIGLVYTGHGTEITELHSLIEKRLARQHDRALQVRGMLEGRELTVFGICKLLFPTVYERELNLTISETVGQLDYLQALDAISFREEGTSFVYTAK; via the coding sequence ATGGCTGAATGGAAAGATGGAATTGCCAAACTGACTTTGCCGACGCCTTTCCCGGTTGGTGATGTGAACGCATATTTAATAAAAGGGGACCGATTGACACTTGTTGACGCGGGAACGAAAACAGAGGATTCCTGGGAGTCGTTCAAGTCCCAGCTGTCCGATTTAAAATTGAAGCCCGACGATATCGAGCAGGTTATCTTGACTCATGACCATCCAGATCATGTGGGAATGCTGGATTACTTTTCACCAGATCTTGCTGTACATGGCCATCACCTGAATGAAAGGTGGATTAACAGGACTTCGGAATTTGAAAAGGAGCATAAAGAATTCTATGAGAAATTCTTTTTGCAATCAGCCATACCAGAGCCATATTTTGTGCCTTCGATGAAAGTGATGAAAAAGACATTAGTATTTTCTTGCGATCGTTCATTGACAGGGACTATCCAGGAAAATGATGTTCCTCCGGCACTGCCAGGATGGAGGGTGATCGAGACACCGGGACATGCCCAGAGCCATATTGTGCTCTTGCGTGAAAAAGATGGGACAATGATTGCAGGGGATACGGTCCTTGCAGGGATCTCGCCGAATCCATTGCTTGAGCCGCCGCTGCCAGGCGAAAGTGAAAGACCAAAGCCGCTGGTCCAATATAATGCAACACTAAAAAAGCTGCAGGAGTACCCAATTGGGCTAGTATACACCGGACATGGGACGGAGATAACAGAATTACATAGCCTGATCGAAAAAAGGCTGGCTCGCCAGCATGACAGGGCGTTGCAAGTAAGGGGGATGCTTGAAGGCAGGGAACTCACTGTTTTTGGGATTTGCAAATTGCTCTTCCCGACTGTGTACGAGCGCGAACTGAATCTGACCATTTCGGAAACAGTCGGCCAGCTTGATTATTTACAAGCCCTGGACGCAATTTCATTCAGGGAAGAAGGTACATCCTTCGTTTATACAGCAAAATGA
- the proC gene encoding pyrroline-5-carboxylate reductase, producing the protein MKKLVFVGAGSMAEAMISGIGASGLLPGEQIWATNKQDTDRLKSLEQKYGIKATYDLEMLFKDADAIVLAMKPKDAAAAVGEIKSYLPEGMLIISVLAGVSIAAIETAAEKSLAVARAMPNTSAAIGKSATALAVNSNVSEAQKMLIQELFNTIGLTTIVEEYQLDAVTGLSGSGPAYIYYLVEAMEQSAAEIGLDKQTAKQLIIQTLLGAAEMLTKSDKEPAQLRFEVTSPGGTTEAGISILEQHGVQSAFVSCIKEATAQSRRLGHLLGNELAAANRPL; encoded by the coding sequence ATGAAGAAGCTTGTTTTTGTTGGGGCAGGTTCGATGGCAGAAGCGATGATTTCCGGAATAGGGGCAAGCGGGCTTCTTCCGGGAGAGCAGATCTGGGCCACGAATAAACAGGATACTGACAGATTAAAATCACTGGAGCAGAAATATGGAATAAAGGCGACATATGATTTGGAAATGCTTTTTAAAGATGCGGATGCAATCGTCCTGGCAATGAAACCGAAGGACGCAGCCGCAGCGGTTGGGGAAATCAAATCCTATTTACCTGAAGGGATGCTGATCATTTCGGTCCTCGCTGGCGTCTCGATTGCCGCAATTGAAACAGCTGCAGAGAAGTCCCTGGCAGTGGCAAGGGCAATGCCAAACACCTCGGCTGCGATTGGCAAATCGGCAACTGCGCTGGCAGTGAACTCCAATGTGAGTGAAGCGCAAAAGATGCTGATACAGGAGCTTTTTAACACAATCGGCCTGACAACAATCGTTGAGGAATATCAGCTTGATGCCGTCACAGGCCTATCAGGAAGCGGTCCTGCCTATATATATTACCTTGTCGAAGCGATGGAACAAAGTGCCGCTGAAATCGGTCTGGATAAGCAAACAGCAAAGCAGCTGATTATCCAGACGCTGCTGGGGGCCGCCGAAATGCTGACGAAGTCGGATAAGGAGCCTGCCCAGCTCCGCTTTGAAGTGACCAGCCCGGGAGGTACGACTGAAGCAGGAATCAGCATTCTTGAGCAGCATGGCGTCCAATCTGCTTTCGTATCCTGCATCAAGGAAGCCACAGCTCAATCAAGAAGGCTGGGCCATCTGCTGGGAAATGAACTTGCAGCAGCAAACCGTCCGCTTTAA